CAGCGCATGGTAGCCGAACAGGTAGGCCAGCCGGCCATCAGTCGCCGTCTCGACGATCAGCGTCCGATGGCCCAAGCCGGCGGCGTATTGGCCGAGCGCAGCGGCCACCGTCGTCTTGCCCACACCACCCTTGCCGGTCACGAAGAGAAGGCGTGCTGCCTGCATTGACGGCATTCTAGCGACTGTGGTGCGCCGCAACAATGAGAGACGTGATGGGTGAGTAATGCCTCAGTCTCGGTGGCGCCTGGCCTTTCGGACGATGAATCGTCCCGCCAATCGAGACTCCCTCTCCCACGCATCAGCTCAGCGCGGGAGAGGGTTGGGGTGAGGGTACAAGCCGCGTCAGGCTGGCGCCCTCACCCTCCCCTCTCCCACGCGGAAAAAACGCGCGGGAGAGGACACCAAGCCACAACACCGAGACTGAGGGGTTACATGGGTGAGGCGTGACGCGTGATTCGTCAGCATCGGGCAGTTGAAGTGACACATCACTAACCAGTTGACGCCGTTCGTCAGTCGTGACTAGTCACCCGGGCGGGGATGCCCGAAGCCGAATCACGCGTCACATTGAAAGGACCTTCGATGGCGAATCACATTCTAGCGATTGATCAAGGGACCACCGGCACCACCGCCATGATCTTCGACGCCTCGGGTCGGGTGCGCAGCCGCGGCTACTCCGAGTTT
This genomic window from Candidatus Binatia bacterium contains:
- a CDS encoding FGGY family carbohydrate kinase is translated as MANHILAIDQGTTGTTAMIFDASGRVRSRGYSEFRQYYPRPGWVEHDAEEIWRVTQRVIGITLRAARL